A stretch of DNA from Lysinibacillus sp. B2A1:
CTTGTTAATGTTTTCAAGCAAAAGAGATGAATCAAGTCCTATTATCTTAAAATTTTCACTAATGAAAAGTTTACTTTATCATATGTCAGAGTGATTCCAATTCCTTATTCGTTCGTCTATAGTGTTGGGATAGTGGAAAGGAGGGAGCATAGTTGCTACAGCAATTTCAGCAAGATTATGAGCAGCACAGTGATACTATTTTTAAATATATTTATTATTTGGTAGGGAACAAGGAACTAGCGGAAGATTTAACACAGGAAACATTCTTTAAAGCCTATCAATATATGCATACATATAGGAAGGAAGCAAACATTGTTATATGGTTAAGAAAAATAGCTCGAAATTTAGTATACGATTACTTTAGACGTAAGCGAATTTTTCAATTTATCCCGTTTTTTCAGAAGGATTGTTTACAAGATAAAGCCTTGTTACCAGAGGAGTTTTTATTGAAAGGAGAAATTTTTTTAGCTGTTTTTCAAGCACTATTTAAGATAAAGCTTGAGTACCGAGAAGCTATTATTTTACGTTACATCGAGGAGCTATCAGTTAAAGAGGTCAGTGATTTACTAGGCTGGAGCGAAGCAAAGGTGAAAAATAATACGACGCGAGGTCTTAGGGCAGTACGAAAAATACTAGGGGAGGAGGGGATATGCTATGAATGATCCAATAAAAAATGCTTTACGACAATTACAGGATTTAAAACGATCAACAGAAGACAAAGAGCTGACGTGGAAAAATCTAGAGATAAAAATGCAGGTAGAAACAAAGCGCCATCAATGGCAGTATCGTACAGCTTTTACAGGTGTACTTGTTATGTTATTTTTGTTCATCATCTTATTGTTAAATGGCAATGAAAGTTCCAAAAATGCGATGTTTCCTTTAAAGGAGGAAATAGCATCCGTTCATTATGTAGCATCTGATACAAAAAGCCATTTCATTGGTAAAGATTCAAGACTTTATTTGGGCGTGAAAAAGCTATCTTCAAAGTCCTATAGGCAACTTGAAACTTTATTAGCCCTACACCAAGTAATTATTCCAAGCAAAAGTGAAATTCAAGCGTTTGATAATGATACGTATGATTTAGTTATTACCTTTAAAGATGGACATCAGCAACGCCTAAAATGGAATCGTTATGTTAACGAAAATGGAGAATTATTAATGTTTGATTGGGATAAAAAAATATATTATACAATCCCTAAAGAAATGGCT
This window harbors:
- a CDS encoding RNA polymerase subunit sigma-70, whose product is MLQQFQQDYEQHSDTIFKYIYYLVGNKELAEDLTQETFFKAYQYMHTYRKEANIVIWLRKIARNLVYDYFRRKRIFQFIPFFQKDCLQDKALLPEEFLLKGEIFLAVFQALFKIKLEYREAIILRYIEELSVKEVSDLLGWSEAKVKNNTTRGLRAVRKILGEEGICYE